Proteins encoded within one genomic window of Humulus lupulus chromosome 1, drHumLupu1.1, whole genome shotgun sequence:
- the LOC133822148 gene encoding mRNA export factor GLE1-like, giving the protein MRNLVGAVLRAHWFLKSVDLVLATLLAAINTQNAIACFTLVMLAWRWDYGDGVVTAGTSMRLGYRCIEYDDDDFENDSALEIQPYLMEEKCKTTIPLLIMLVKALDNHLTAIQRDYELRSQIEERKIRSDAAYEGAKRKEKALLEEKLRQEKAKAEAEAKLRAEEANRVAMEAQRREAKEAAEREANEASSQAAVQKEALGLQTKAKTKESEFEKPINSASAGAIGGR; this is encoded by the exons ATGAGAAACTTGGTTGGAG CTGTTTTGAGGGCACATTGGTTTTTAAAGTCAGTCGATTTGGTGCTGGCTACTTTATTGGCTGCGATCAACACCCAAAATGCAA TTGCTTGCTTTACGCTTGTG ATGTTAGCATGGAGGTGGGACTATGGGGATGGTGTTGTAACAGCGGGGACTTCAATGCGACTAGGGTACCGTTGCAttgaata TGATGATGACGACTTTGAGAATGATTCGGCACTTGAAATTCAGCCATACTTGATGGAAGAAAAATGCAAGACTACAATTCCTTTGTTAATAATgct TGTCAAAGCACTTGATAATCACTTGACTGCTATCCAAAGGGACTATGAACTCAGGTCCCAGATAGAAGAAAGGAAAATAAGAAGTGATGCGGCTTATGAAGGggccaaaagaaaagagaaagctcTCCTGGAAGAAAAACTCCGCCAAGAAAAAGCCAAAGCAGAAGCTGAG GCAAAACTCAGAGCTGAAGAAGCAAATAGGGTTGCAATGGAAGCTCAGAGAAGAGAAGCAAAAGAGGCTGCTGAAAGGGAGGCCAATGAAGCGTCAAGCCAGGCTGCTGTTCAGAAGGAAGCTTTAGGATTGCAAACTAAAGCCAAAACCAAGGAAtctgaatttgaaaaaccaataaattCAGCATCAGCAG GGGCTATTGGTGGTAGGTGA
- the LOC133822139 gene encoding protein PIR-like codes for MKVITLDDVIKGMKENSTPKWNDVVVFILPEFDVSTNPIENLDIITYQRHYLIINHIGSIRAEHDDFTIRFASAMNQLLLLKSADSADAEWCKEVKGSIYDMVVEGFQILSRWTARIWEQCAWKFSRPCKDVPLELQEASSSFSDYEKVVRYNYSSEERKALVELVSYVKSIGSMMQQCDTLVADALWEKIHAEVQDFVQNTLATMLRTTFQKKKDLSRILSDMRTLSADWMANTSKSKSEMHSLQHGGEESKGNVFFPRPVAPTASQVSFLSLLINVSIFVCFNSLMLAQFLLSK; via the exons ATGAAG GTTATTACTCTTGACGATGTAATAAAGGGAATGAAG GAGAATTCTACACCAAAGTGGAATGATGTAGTTGTTTTCATTCTTCCTGAGTTTGACGTCTCTACCAATCCTATAGAAAA CCTTGACATTATTACTTATCAGAGACATTATCTGATCATTAATCACATTGGATCTATTCGTGCTGAGCATGATGACTTTACTATTCGTTTTGCTTCCGCCATGAACCAG CTCTTGTTGCTGAAATCAGCAGATAGTGCAGATGCAGAGTGGTGCAAAGAAGTTAAGGGAAGCATATATGATATGGTTGTTGAAGGTTTTCAGATTTTAAGCAGATGGACTGCACGCATCTGGGAACAATGTGCATGGAAGTTTTCTCGGCCCTGCAAAGATGTTCCTCTGGAATTACAGGAGGCATCATCATCTTTTTCTGACTACGAAAAG GTTGTACGATATAATTACAGTTCAGAGGAAAGGAAAGCCCTGGTTGAACTTGTTAGCTATGTTAAAAGCATTGGATCCATGATGCAACAATGTGATACATTGGTGGCTGATGCTTTATGGGAAAAAATACATGCAGAGGTCCAGGATTTTGTCCAGAATACATTGGCTACTATGTTGAGGACTACCTTTCAGAAGAAGAAGGATCTCTCTAG GATTCTTTCTGATATGCGGACCCTTTCAGCAGATTGGATGGCAAACACAAGCAAGTCTAAATCTGAGATGCATTCTCTGCAGCATGGAGgggaagaaagcaaaggaaatgTATTTTTCCCTAGGCCTGTTGCACCAACTGCTTCTCAGGTTTCTTTTCTCTCACTTTTaattaatgtttctatttttgtgtgttttaatTCTTTGATGTTAGCTCAGTTtctattatcaaaataa